A DNA window from Malus domestica chromosome 12, GDT2T_hap1 contains the following coding sequences:
- the LOC103450742 gene encoding serine/threonine-protein kinase STY13-like isoform X1, protein MSCRVRSGGREEREREQAVLRKSVEGVEPKSGTQNGLIAAQQLTIDDNLLVDPKLLFIGAKIGEGAHGKVYEGRYGDQIMAVKILHRGSTTEERAALEGRFAREVNMMSRVKHENLVKVSAVIKHVLFSSWMLERVQAVGFHVGFSGILNFILLSIQFIGACKEPLMVIVTELLPGMSLRKYLMSIRPNPLELHVAIKFALDIAHAMECLHANGIIHRDLKPDNLLLTANQKHVKLADFGLAREESVTEMMTAETGTYRWMAPELYSTVTLRQGEKKHYNNKVDVYSFGIVLWELLTNRMPFEGMSNLQAAYAAAFKHERPLLPQDVSPDLAFIIQSCWVEDPNLRPTFSQIIRMLNSLLFKLLPPSPPIPDTDTKEAAASNGTMTEFSVRTRGKFAFLRQLFNAKRTKSSQ, encoded by the exons ATGAGTTGCAGAGTGAGGAGCGGCGGAAGGGAAGAGAGGGAGCGTGAGCAAGCGGTTTTGAGGAAATCTGTGGAGGGTGTCGAGCCTAAATCAGGCACGCAGAATGGTTTGATTGCTGCCCAGCAGCTGACAATCGACGACAATTTGTTGGTGGACCCGAAATTGTTGTTCATCGGGGCAAAAATTGGTGAGGGAGCGCATGGGAAGGTTTATGAAGGAAG GTACGGAGATCAAATTATGGCTGTCAAAATCCTCCATCGTGGTAGCACTACTGAAGAAAGAGCTGCGCTTGAGGGTCGTTTTGCCCGTGAAGTTAATATGATGTCGCGAGTAAAACATGAGAATCTTGTTAAGGTAAGTGCCGTGATTAAGCATGTCCTCTTTAGTTCATGGATGCTCGAACGGGTGCAGGCCGTTGGCTTTCATGTTGGTTTTAGTGGaattcttaattttattctacTGTCTATACAGTTCATTGGAGCTTGTAAGGAGCCACTAATGGTGATAGTTACTGAGCTATTACCTGGGATGTCACTTAGGAAGTACCTGATGAGTATTCGTCCAAATCCATTAGAGCTCCATGTGGCCATTAAATTTGCTCTTGACATCGCTCATGCTATGGAATGTTTACATGCCAATGGGATCATACATAGAGATCTAAAACCTG ATAATTTGTTGCTTACAGCAAATCAGAAACATGTAAAGCTTGCAGATTTTGGTCTTGCAAGAGAAGAAAGTGTTACAGAGATGATGACGGCAGAAACTGGGACTTACCGCTGGATGGCTCCTGAG CTGTATAGCACGGTTACTCTACGCCAGGGAGAGAAGAAGCATTACAATAACAAGGTTGATGTATATAGCTTTGGGATTGTCTTATGGGAATTATTGACTAACCGCATGCCCTTCGAAGGCATGTCCAATTTGCAGGCTGCTTATGCTGCTGCTTTCAAG CATGAGAGGCCTCTACTTCCGCAGGACGTATCCCCTGATCTTGCATTTATCATCCAGTCATGTTGGGTTGAAGACCCTAATCTAAGGCCTACGTTCAGCCAAATCATCCGCATGCTCAACTCGTTACTCTTCAAGCTCTTACCACCCTCACCGCCTATACCAGACACTGACACGAAAGAAGCAGCAGCAAGTAACGGAACAATGACTGAATTCTCTGTCCGGACAAGAGGGAAGTTCGCTTTCCTCAGGCAACTGTTCAATGCCAAGAGGACCAAGAGCTCACAATGA
- the LOC103450742 gene encoding serine/threonine-protein kinase STY13-like isoform X2, protein MSCRVRSGGREEREREQAVLRKSVEGVEPKSGTQNGLIAAQQLTIDDNLLVDPKLLFIGAKIGEGAHGKVYEGRYGDQIMAVKILHRGSTTEERAALEGRFAREVNMMSRVKHENLVKFIGACKEPLMVIVTELLPGMSLRKYLMSIRPNPLELHVAIKFALDIAHAMECLHANGIIHRDLKPDNLLLTANQKHVKLADFGLAREESVTEMMTAETGTYRWMAPELYSTVTLRQGEKKHYNNKVDVYSFGIVLWELLTNRMPFEGMSNLQAAYAAAFKHERPLLPQDVSPDLAFIIQSCWVEDPNLRPTFSQIIRMLNSLLFKLLPPSPPIPDTDTKEAAASNGTMTEFSVRTRGKFAFLRQLFNAKRTKSSQ, encoded by the exons ATGAGTTGCAGAGTGAGGAGCGGCGGAAGGGAAGAGAGGGAGCGTGAGCAAGCGGTTTTGAGGAAATCTGTGGAGGGTGTCGAGCCTAAATCAGGCACGCAGAATGGTTTGATTGCTGCCCAGCAGCTGACAATCGACGACAATTTGTTGGTGGACCCGAAATTGTTGTTCATCGGGGCAAAAATTGGTGAGGGAGCGCATGGGAAGGTTTATGAAGGAAG GTACGGAGATCAAATTATGGCTGTCAAAATCCTCCATCGTGGTAGCACTACTGAAGAAAGAGCTGCGCTTGAGGGTCGTTTTGCCCGTGAAGTTAATATGATGTCGCGAGTAAAACATGAGAATCTTGTTAAG TTCATTGGAGCTTGTAAGGAGCCACTAATGGTGATAGTTACTGAGCTATTACCTGGGATGTCACTTAGGAAGTACCTGATGAGTATTCGTCCAAATCCATTAGAGCTCCATGTGGCCATTAAATTTGCTCTTGACATCGCTCATGCTATGGAATGTTTACATGCCAATGGGATCATACATAGAGATCTAAAACCTG ATAATTTGTTGCTTACAGCAAATCAGAAACATGTAAAGCTTGCAGATTTTGGTCTTGCAAGAGAAGAAAGTGTTACAGAGATGATGACGGCAGAAACTGGGACTTACCGCTGGATGGCTCCTGAG CTGTATAGCACGGTTACTCTACGCCAGGGAGAGAAGAAGCATTACAATAACAAGGTTGATGTATATAGCTTTGGGATTGTCTTATGGGAATTATTGACTAACCGCATGCCCTTCGAAGGCATGTCCAATTTGCAGGCTGCTTATGCTGCTGCTTTCAAG CATGAGAGGCCTCTACTTCCGCAGGACGTATCCCCTGATCTTGCATTTATCATCCAGTCATGTTGGGTTGAAGACCCTAATCTAAGGCCTACGTTCAGCCAAATCATCCGCATGCTCAACTCGTTACTCTTCAAGCTCTTACCACCCTCACCGCCTATACCAGACACTGACACGAAAGAAGCAGCAGCAAGTAACGGAACAATGACTGAATTCTCTGTCCGGACAAGAGGGAAGTTCGCTTTCCTCAGGCAACTGTTCAATGCCAAGAGGACCAAGAGCTCACAATGA